A genomic region of Coprobacillus cateniformis contains the following coding sequences:
- a CDS encoding M23 family metallopeptidase, whose translation MKAKIFIIIGVVIAIPFIAVIGLIVIMSSVIGAVSIGGGSDGSNDSGYLFRDLPFLADYYTCTSDFGSRSNPTGQGIVYHQGIDLVAFKKDGTKAVDIVSVFDGVVVNVTEASSGSGAGNSLEVFDEVTGLYVRYMHMALKPNFNMNDNVKKGDVLGIQGTTGNSTGIHLHFEMHIQDGENKILVNPRDWFDFPKQGEYRQIDNNENKEQEENNEESKRD comes from the coding sequence ATGAAAGCTAAAATATTTATAATAATTGGTGTTGTCATTGCGATACCTTTTATTGCTGTAATAGGTTTGATTGTGATTATGTCTTCTGTTATAGGTGCTGTTTCTATTGGTGGTGGCAGCGACGGTTCAAATGATTCAGGTTATTTATTCCGTGATTTGCCATTTTTAGCTGATTATTACACATGTACAAGTGATTTTGGAAGTCGTAGCAATCCGACAGGTCAGGGGATTGTTTATCATCAGGGCATAGATTTGGTGGCATTTAAAAAAGATGGAACAAAAGCGGTTGATATTGTGAGTGTTTTTGATGGTGTTGTGGTAAATGTCACAGAAGCATCAAGTGGGAGTGGTGCAGGTAATTCATTAGAGGTTTTTGATGAAGTGACAGGTTTGTATGTAAGATATATGCATATGGCATTAAAGCCTAATTTTAATATGAATGATAATGTTAAAAAAGGTGATGTCTTAGGTATTCAGGGCACGACAGGAAATTCCACAGGTATTCATCTTCATTTTGAAATGCATATACAAGATGGAGAAAATAAAATTTTGGTTAATCCGCGTGATTGGTTTGATTTCCCTAAACAAGGGGAATATAGACAGATTGATAACAACGAAAATAAAGAACAGGAGGAAAATAATGAAGAAAGCAAAAGAGATTAA